One window from the genome of Rufibacter tibetensis encodes:
- a CDS encoding type IA DNA topoisomerase: MKLCIAEKPSVAREIAHVIGAKTKMNGYFEGNGYQVTWTFGHFCQLCEPDDYNANWKRWYLPDLPLVPDRFDIKLISNKGVEQQFKIIQGLLDKAEEVINCGDAGQEGEVIQRWVLHQAKYRKPFKRLWISSLTEEAIRQGFAKLRDGKEFDQLYQAGKSRAIGDWLLGINATRLFTMKYAQGRQLLSLGRVQTPTLAMIVHRHLEIVNFKSEPFWELKTVYREVTFSSTSGRFKDEAQGLAILEQIKPAEFEIKDVETKRGTESSPRLFDLTSLQVECNNKFGMSADETLKTVQSLYEKKVVSYPRVDTTFLPDDIYPKIPSILSGLTGYQHLTQELLGKKIRKSAKVFNNNKVTDHHAIIPTGSEARGLFGTEAKVFDIITKRFIAAFYPDCIVSNTVVNGEAAKHAFRAKGKQILEPGWRVVYGPEENTSVPKPAAKPGGAEGEEKEEELAVLPHFDAGERGPHEPLLDRKSTSPPKDFTEATLLRSMETAGKQVEDDELKEALKENGIGRPSTRAAIIETLFKRNYIRKEKKKILPTQTGIDLIQVIKNPTLKSPEMTGQWEKKLRQIEGGEFGADVFLQELKQLVWEMVQEVKQDNHTVTIQPSDAPAKPQEKEAPKKGEKSKKEAKRAPAAAGGLGNCPACGTGSILKGSQAYGCARFKEGCQFRLPMTFKGKPLGEKQVQALLKKGKSPVIKGFVDEESGEKFDAAFALSPSHELQLEIAEAKEQKPVVMICPKCSQGQLLKGKTAYGCSRFREGCQFMVPFELHGKTLSESHIKALVLKGKTGKIKGFTSPKTGNKFEAALKLNEDFKVVYLF; the protein is encoded by the coding sequence TTGAAACTCTGCATCGCCGAAAAGCCTAGTGTCGCCCGTGAAATTGCCCACGTAATTGGTGCCAAGACCAAGATGAACGGGTATTTTGAGGGCAATGGATACCAGGTCACCTGGACCTTCGGGCACTTCTGCCAGCTTTGCGAACCAGATGATTACAACGCAAACTGGAAGCGCTGGTACCTGCCAGATTTGCCCTTGGTGCCAGACCGTTTTGACATTAAACTCATCAGCAACAAAGGGGTAGAGCAGCAGTTCAAGATCATACAAGGGTTACTGGACAAAGCCGAAGAGGTGATCAACTGCGGTGATGCCGGGCAGGAAGGAGAGGTGATTCAGCGCTGGGTGTTACACCAGGCCAAGTACCGGAAGCCTTTCAAACGCCTCTGGATCTCCTCGCTTACCGAAGAAGCCATCCGGCAGGGATTTGCCAAACTGCGCGACGGGAAAGAGTTTGACCAGTTGTACCAGGCCGGTAAAAGCCGCGCCATTGGCGACTGGCTTCTGGGCATTAACGCCACCCGCCTGTTCACCATGAAATACGCGCAGGGGCGTCAACTGCTTTCCTTAGGGCGGGTACAGACCCCCACACTGGCTATGATTGTGCACCGCCACCTGGAGATTGTCAATTTCAAGTCAGAGCCGTTCTGGGAGTTGAAAACCGTGTACCGCGAAGTCACCTTTAGCAGTACCTCGGGCCGCTTCAAAGACGAAGCCCAGGGCCTGGCTATTCTGGAGCAGATCAAACCAGCCGAATTTGAGATAAAGGACGTGGAAACCAAACGGGGCACCGAGAGTTCGCCGCGCCTCTTTGACCTTACTTCTCTGCAGGTAGAGTGCAACAACAAGTTTGGGATGTCTGCCGATGAGACGCTCAAAACAGTACAGAGTCTCTATGAGAAAAAGGTAGTCAGCTACCCAAGGGTAGACACCACGTTTCTACCCGATGACATTTACCCAAAAATACCTAGCATACTAAGTGGCCTCACCGGCTACCAACACCTCACGCAGGAACTTTTGGGCAAAAAGATAAGAAAATCAGCGAAGGTCTTCAATAACAACAAAGTCACCGATCACCACGCCATCATTCCTACCGGCTCTGAAGCTAGAGGCTTGTTCGGCACGGAAGCAAAAGTGTTTGACATCATCACCAAGCGGTTCATTGCAGCTTTCTACCCAGATTGTATTGTGAGCAACACCGTGGTGAACGGTGAGGCGGCCAAACACGCATTCCGGGCTAAGGGTAAGCAGATTCTGGAGCCCGGCTGGCGGGTTGTCTATGGGCCCGAGGAGAACACTTCCGTGCCTAAACCAGCCGCAAAGCCAGGAGGAGCCGAGGGCGAAGAAAAAGAAGAGGAACTGGCGGTTCTCCCGCATTTTGATGCCGGTGAGCGTGGTCCACATGAGCCCTTGCTAGACCGGAAGTCTACCAGCCCGCCCAAAGATTTTACCGAGGCAACCTTGTTGCGCTCCATGGAGACTGCGGGAAAGCAGGTGGAAGACGATGAGCTGAAAGAGGCGCTGAAGGAAAACGGGATTGGTAGGCCTTCCACTAGAGCAGCCATCATTGAAACCCTGTTCAAGCGCAACTACATCCGAAAGGAGAAAAAGAAGATACTTCCCACCCAGACCGGAATTGACCTGATTCAGGTGATCAAGAACCCAACCTTGAAATCCCCGGAGATGACGGGGCAATGGGAAAAGAAACTTCGGCAGATTGAAGGGGGAGAGTTTGGCGCTGATGTCTTCCTGCAAGAGTTGAAGCAACTGGTGTGGGAGATGGTGCAGGAAGTAAAGCAGGACAACCATACGGTTACCATTCAGCCTTCTGATGCCCCAGCGAAACCCCAGGAAAAAGAGGCTCCTAAAAAAGGGGAGAAGTCTAAAAAGGAGGCAAAAAGGGCTCCGGCTGCAGCAGGTGGACTAGGCAACTGCCCTGCTTGTGGCACTGGTTCTATCCTGAAAGGAAGCCAAGCTTACGGGTGCGCCCGATTCAAAGAGGGATGCCAATTTAGGCTGCCCATGACATTTAAAGGAAAACCTTTAGGCGAGAAACAAGTGCAGGCTTTGCTGAAGAAAGGCAAAAGCCCGGTCATTAAAGGATTTGTGGATGAGGAGTCCGGAGAGAAATTTGATGCGGCGTTTGCTTTATCTCCCTCTCATGAACTGCAGTTGGAAATAGCTGAAGCGAAGGAGCAGAAGCCCGTGGTCATGATTTGCCCCAAGTGCAGCCAAGGCCAGCTGCTCAAAGGAAAAACGGCGTATGGCTGTAGCAGGTTCAGGGAAGGGTGCCAGTTTATGGTGCCGTTTGAGCTGCACGGCAAAACCTTGTCTGAGAGCCACATCAAGGCATTGGTACTGAAAGGCAAGACCGGAAAGATTAAAGGCTTCACTTCGCCTAAAACTGGCAACAAATTTGAAGCTGCGCTCAAATTGAACGAAGATTTCAAAGTGGTATACCTGTTTTAA
- a CDS encoding HAMP domain-containing sensor histidine kinase encodes MKIKTKLTLQFTAIFTCILLIFCVSVYYFSALYRKNDFYGRILNRAFATAHYVLDADTVSQQQHALDQRLYFQMLPREVVKVYDQNQNLVFTEGEDNVQIPPKLLQQLKTDGEVRMEFGDRQMVGIQYLHRGQIHYVLASSMDLYNLNKLQHLRTLLFTGFFIALIIVILCGIAFSRAALNPFLQVVSEVEKINATDLHQRLTQADGEDEVSHLAKTFNNLLDRLETAFEAQRTFVSNASHELRTPLTAIIGELQVALMSKRQPDEYERVLKSILEDAQLLAQLSNGLLQMVQASTDSSKVQMTDLRLDELVWQACGEARKRQPKMKVEVEFANMPEDENELLIKGNEALLLIATVNVLENAAKFSGENPMISASIEVKPRTLLLKVQDRGIGMAPEDVRKVFVPFFRAENVRDISGHGIGLPLAEKIIQLHRGSIAVHSQLNQGTEVTITLPKLYGVYKL; translated from the coding sequence ATGAAAATCAAGACCAAACTCACACTGCAGTTCACGGCCATCTTCACGTGTATCCTGCTTATATTCTGCGTCTCCGTTTACTACTTCAGCGCCCTCTATCGTAAAAACGACTTCTACGGCCGTATCCTTAACCGGGCCTTCGCCACAGCCCATTATGTACTGGATGCCGACACGGTAAGTCAGCAACAGCACGCCTTAGACCAGCGCCTGTACTTCCAGATGCTGCCCAGAGAGGTAGTAAAGGTGTATGACCAAAACCAAAACCTTGTTTTCACAGAGGGTGAGGATAACGTGCAGATACCTCCAAAACTGCTGCAGCAGCTCAAGACAGACGGAGAGGTGCGAATGGAGTTTGGAGACCGGCAGATGGTGGGCATTCAGTACCTGCACCGGGGGCAGATACATTATGTGCTGGCTTCGTCAATGGATTTGTACAACCTGAACAAGCTGCAGCACTTGCGCACCTTGCTGTTCACAGGCTTTTTTATCGCTTTAATTATTGTCATACTCTGCGGAATAGCTTTCTCCCGGGCGGCCTTAAACCCCTTCTTGCAGGTTGTGTCTGAAGTGGAGAAAATCAATGCCACAGACCTGCACCAAAGGTTAACGCAGGCCGATGGAGAAGATGAGGTATCTCATCTGGCCAAGACATTCAATAACCTTCTTGACCGGTTGGAAACAGCCTTTGAGGCGCAGCGTACGTTTGTGTCTAATGCATCTCATGAACTGCGCACCCCGCTTACCGCCATTATTGGGGAGTTGCAAGTGGCCCTCATGAGCAAACGTCAACCTGATGAATATGAACGGGTACTCAAATCTATTCTGGAAGATGCCCAGCTATTAGCACAACTTTCTAATGGGCTGCTGCAAATGGTGCAGGCCAGCACAGACTCCTCCAAAGTCCAAATGACAGATTTACGGCTGGACGAATTGGTATGGCAGGCTTGCGGCGAGGCTCGCAAAAGGCAGCCTAAAATGAAAGTAGAAGTAGAGTTTGCCAACATGCCCGAAGATGAAAATGAGCTTTTGATCAAAGGGAATGAGGCGCTTCTTCTCATTGCTACCGTCAATGTCTTAGAGAATGCCGCCAAGTTTTCAGGGGAGAACCCCATGATTTCTGCCTCCATTGAGGTAAAGCCCCGCACCTTGCTGTTGAAAGTACAGGATAGGGGCATTGGCATGGCGCCCGAAGATGTACGTAAAGTGTTCGTTCCTTTCTTCAGGGCAGAGAACGTGCGAGATATCTCGGGACACGGAATCGGGCTACCCTTAGCCGAAAAAATTATTCAGTTGCATCGCGGTTCTATTGCGGTTCATTCCCAACTAAACCAAGGAACCGAAGTAACGATCACCCTGCCCAAACTTTACGGGGTTTATAAACTCTAA
- a CDS encoding SulP family inorganic anion transporter — protein sequence MKERGMFDTVGKDLSAGLVVFLVALPLCLGISLASGAPLFSGLIAGVIGGLVVSWASGSSLSVSGPAAGLTVIVLNGITQLGTFEAFLLAVVICGIMQIILGFLKAGIIGLYFPSSVIKGMLAAIGLILILKQIPHFLGADEDFLGDMDFFQRDGRNTFSEITYAFSNRLQVGSLIVGIVSLSIMILWEKPFIQKIKAFKLVPGALIAVLVSIGLNLLFQDSFPVLTIANTHLVQLPDISGPASLLNELRFPDWSAITNPAVWVVGATLAIVASLESLLSLEAVDKLDPHKRRSPNNRELKAQGIGNMLSGLIGGIPVTAVIVRSSANVNAGGESRLASFFHGVFLLLSILFLTNFLRLVPLAALAAVLLMVGFKLTKPVLYKTQWKLGLGQFLPFIITIVAILFSDLLKGISIGLVVGVFYILKANYKSPYFFKRETHDGQEKIHIKLSENVSFLNKASVALTLDHLPENSEVIIDGSHSTYIDYDVLEAIENFKTVAHEKDIRLTLRDIPSVATVSMH from the coding sequence ATGAAAGAAAGAGGAATGTTTGACACCGTAGGCAAAGACTTATCTGCGGGATTAGTAGTGTTTTTAGTGGCTTTGCCTTTGTGTCTTGGAATATCCCTGGCCTCTGGAGCGCCCCTTTTCTCCGGGCTTATAGCCGGTGTTATTGGTGGGTTGGTTGTTTCCTGGGCAAGTGGCTCTAGTCTAAGCGTGAGTGGTCCTGCGGCAGGATTAACTGTGATTGTATTAAACGGTATTACGCAACTGGGCACGTTTGAAGCATTCTTGCTGGCCGTGGTGATATGCGGTATCATGCAAATCATTCTAGGTTTCCTGAAGGCTGGTATCATCGGTTTATATTTCCCTTCGTCAGTAATTAAAGGGATGCTGGCAGCTATTGGTTTGATCCTGATCCTGAAGCAAATTCCTCACTTTTTAGGGGCTGATGAAGACTTCCTGGGCGACATGGATTTCTTCCAACGCGATGGGCGTAATACGTTCTCTGAGATTACGTATGCTTTCAGTAACCGCTTGCAGGTAGGGTCTTTGATAGTAGGGATTGTTTCACTCTCTATCATGATCCTGTGGGAGAAGCCTTTCATTCAAAAAATAAAGGCCTTTAAGTTAGTGCCAGGTGCCTTGATAGCGGTTCTGGTATCTATAGGCTTGAACCTGTTGTTCCAGGACTCTTTTCCTGTCCTGACTATTGCCAATACACATTTGGTACAGCTACCTGATATTTCAGGACCAGCCTCCCTGTTGAATGAGTTACGTTTCCCAGATTGGTCTGCCATCACCAATCCTGCTGTTTGGGTAGTGGGGGCAACCTTAGCCATTGTGGCCAGCCTTGAAAGCTTGTTGAGCCTGGAAGCCGTTGATAAATTGGATCCGCATAAACGCCGTTCGCCTAATAACCGTGAATTAAAAGCCCAAGGTATTGGGAACATGCTAAGTGGCTTGATTGGAGGTATTCCGGTGACCGCAGTAATTGTAAGAAGCTCGGCTAACGTGAATGCCGGTGGTGAGAGCAGATTGGCTTCTTTCTTCCATGGCGTGTTCTTGTTGCTGTCTATTTTATTCCTAACTAATTTCTTGCGGTTGGTGCCTTTGGCAGCCTTGGCAGCGGTGTTATTGATGGTAGGGTTTAAACTTACGAAGCCTGTTTTATACAAAACACAATGGAAACTTGGCCTGGGTCAGTTCCTGCCTTTCATCATCACCATTGTAGCCATTCTGTTCTCAGATTTATTGAAAGGTATTTCTATTGGTTTAGTAGTAGGGGTGTTCTATATCCTGAAGGCTAACTACAAATCGCCTTACTTCTTCAAGCGTGAAACCCATGATGGCCAGGAGAAAATACATATCAAACTTAGTGAAAATGTTTCCTTCCTGAACAAAGCCAGCGTGGCGCTTACCTTAGACCATCTGCCTGAAAACAGCGAGGTAATCATTGACGGTTCACATTCCACGTACATTGATTATGACGTGCTGGAAGCTATTGAAAACTTCAAGACGGTAGCCCATGAAAAAGATATCCGGTTAACCCTGCGCGATATCCCTTCAGTAGCTACTGTGAGCATGCACTAA